Proteins from one Megalopta genalis isolate 19385.01 chromosome 1, iyMegGena1_principal, whole genome shotgun sequence genomic window:
- the mRpL33 gene encoding mitochondrial ribosomal protein L33 yields the protein MFITSVLCKKAKSKYLLVLLESVASGHKYVLRRERIAEKFEGPRYDPYVGNMVLYREVKKIKSI from the exons atgtttataacgaGTGTATTATGTAAAAAGGCTAAAAGCAA ATATCTTTTAGTGTTGCTGGAAAGCGTAGCAAGTGGACACAAGTATGTACTAAGGAGAGAAAGAATAGCTGAAAAATTTGAAGGACCGCGTTATGATCCTTATG TGGGTAATATGGTACTATACagggaagtaaaaaaaattaaaagtataTAA